A stretch of the Malus domestica chromosome 08, GDT2T_hap1 genome encodes the following:
- the LOC139198271 gene encoding putative wall-associated receptor kinase-like 16 — MTMSKQKMLLQLIILLIVTQVLLAAATSAQTQLTSPPLPSPPPPGQVEVKPGCQDKCGNVSIPYPFGTKEGCYLNQDFLITCNGIDYDPPKPFLRKSDSIEVTNISVEGKLYITLYTAAQCYEKSGQPTTAGFSNSLNLSKFFISNTDNVFVAVGCDTYAYIVGNKNGNYGYTGGCTTICDSIDYVVNGSCTGIGCCKTPIAQGMTSFDVSARSYYNHKNVSSFNPCSFAFVVQEGKFNFNRTMLWSDYLINAKLPVVLDWSVGNEPCTNVVEKKQVMNYTCQGNTTCNDFENGYGYRCKCKDGYQGNPYLNDCYDTDECKDPDLNTCKQKCINTEGNHTCSCHKGYYGDGRIKGEGCTPDPTFVIQIVVGIGVGLVSLLMGSSWLYLGYKRWKLMKLKEKFFKRNGGIMLQQQLSQRQGSSHETAKIFTTGELEKATKNYHETRIIGKGGFGTVYKGILADGRVVAIKKSKMVDQSQIEQFINEVVVLSQINHRNVVKLLGCCFETEVPLLVYEFVTHGTLFEYIHNTTKSSKFNAPWEIRLRIATETAGVLSYLHSAASVPIIHRDVKSTNILLDENLTAKVSDFGASRLVPMDTAQLSTMVQGTLGYLDPEYLQTSQLTEKSDVYSFGVLLVELLTRKKALSFDRPEEERNLAMYFLSALKDDCLLQVLDDCIVTEANVEQLKEVSNLAKRCLRVKGEERPTMKEVAMELEGLRRMVMHPWVNDNSNLEEAECLLGGISMETISYEGGDESSSGFHNTRNHVVLPVSDGR, encoded by the exons ATGACCATGAGCAAACAAAAAATGCTTCTGCAACTTATCATCCTCCTAATAGTAACACAGGTACTATTAGCAGCAGCCACTTCAGCCCAAACACAATTAACCTCTCCAcctcttccttctcctcctcctcccggTCAAGTAGAAGTCAAGCCGGGTTGTCAAGACAAATGTGGGAATGTTAGCATCCCATATCCATTTGGTACAAAAGAGGGCTGTTACTTAAATCAGGATTTCCTCATTACTTGCAATGGCATAGATTATGACCCCCCAAAACCATTTCTTAGAAAGAGTGATTCGATTGAAGTCACAAACATATCCGTGGAAGGGAAGCTTTACATTACCCTATACACAGCCGCACAATGTTACGAAAAATCAGGTCAGCCGACGACCGCCGGCTTCTCCAATTCTCTCAATCTTTCCAAATTCTTCATATCAAACACCGACAACGTGTTTGTCGCAGTAGGTTGTGACACCTATGCGTACATTGTGGGAAACAAAAATGGAAACTACGGGTACACTGGTGGGTGCACTACAATATGTGACAGCATTGACTACGTTGTCAATGGTTCCTGCACTGGTATCGGCTGTTGTAAAACACCCATTGCTCAAGGAATGACTTCTTTCGATGTAAGTGCAAGGAGTTATTATAATCATAAGAATGTGTCCTCCTTTAATCCTTGTAGCTTTGCCTTCGTTGTCCAAGAGGGCAAGTTCAACTTCAACCGCACTATGTTGTGGTCGGATTATTTGATAAATGCAAAACTTCCGGTGGTACTCGATTGGTCAGTTGGAAATGAGCCATGCACCAACGTTGTTGAGAAGAAACAAGTGATGAATTACACATGCCAGGGCAACACCACGTGTAATGATTTTGAGAATGGATACGGGTATCGCTGCAAGTGCAAGGACGGTTACCAAGGGAATCCATACCTAAATGACTGCTACG ACACTGATGAATGTAAGGATCCAGACCTCAATACATGCAAGCAAAAATGTATAAATACGGAGGGAAACCATACTTGTTCTTGCCACAAGGGGTACTATGGTGATGGTAGAATAAAAGGAGAAGGTTGCACCCCTGATCCGACCTTTGTTATCCAAATTGTCGTTG GAATCGGCGTAGGCCTCGTGTCCCTATTAATGGGCAGCTCTTGGTTGTATTTGGGATACAAAAGATGGAAGCTCATGAAGCTAAAGGAAAAATTCTTCAAGCGAAATGGAGGAATCATGCTACAACAGCAACTTTCACAACGGCAAGGATCCTCTCATGAAACGGCAAAAATCTTCACGACAGGAGAACTTGAGAAGGCCACCAAAAATTATCATGAGACTAGAATCATTGGCAAAGGAGGGTTCGGTACAGTCTACAAAGGAATTTTAGCAGACGGCCGTGTAGTTGCAATCAAGAAGTCCAAAATGGTAGATCAGAGCCAGATAGAGCAATTCATAAATGAAGTGGTCGTACTTTCCCAAATCAACCACAGGAATGTGGTCAAGCTTTTAGGTTGTTGTTTTGAAACCGAAGTCCCCCTACTAGTTTATGAATTTGTCACCCATGGAACCCTATTTGAATACATCCATAACACAACCAAATCATCCAAATTCAACGCGCCTTGGGAAATTCGTCTACGTATAGCTACAGAAACTGCTGGAGTGCTATCATACTTGCACTCTGCAGCTTCTGTTCCTATCATTCACAGAGATGTCAAGTCTACAAATATACTCTTAGATGAGAATCTCACAGCCAAAGTGTCCGACTTTGGAGCCTCAAGATTGGTTCCGATGGACACAGCTCAGTTATCTACAATGGTGCAAGGAACTCTCGGGTATTTAGACCCCGAATACTTACAGACAAGCCAATTGACTGAGAAAAGCGATGTCTATAGTTTCGGAGTTCTCCTTGTAGAGCTACTAACAAGAAAGAAGGCACTTTCCTTTGACAGGCCGGAGGAAGAGAGAAATTTGGCAATGTATTTTCTTTCAGCACTCAAAGACGACTGCTTGCTGCAAGTTCTTGATGATTGTATTGTGACTGAGGCAAACGTTGAGCAGCTTAAGGAAGTTTCTAACCTTGCAAAGAGGTGCTTGAGAGTAAAGGGAGAAGAAAGACCAACAATGAAGGAAGTTGCAATGGAACTGGAGGGGCTGAGAAGGATGGTCATGCATCCATGGGTTAATGATAATTCCAATTTAGAAGAAGCTGAATGCTTGCTTGGAGGAATATCAATGGAAACTATTAGTTATGAAGGAGGTGACGAATCAAGTTCGGGGTTTCATAATACAAGGAACCATGTTGTATTACCAGTTAGTGATGGGAGATGA
- the LOC114826248 gene encoding uncharacterized mitochondrial protein AtMg00810-like, producing the protein MLEEFRDDMMKHYEMTDLGLLHHFLGMGVLQTEKSIFIHQKKYAQKLIERFGLKDCKAVATPLAMNERLSKIDGSEAANEREYRQIVGSLLYLTATRPDVMFAASLLARFMHNPTKKHMGTRKRVLRYIQGTIDFGIVFEKGKTTTLIGYCDSDWAGSDDDMRSTSGFAFTLRSGVFSWASIKQSIMALSIAEA; encoded by the coding sequence ATGCTTGAAGAGTTTAGAGATGACATGATGAAGCACTATGAGATGACAGATTTGGGATTGTTACACCACTTTCTTGGAATGGGAGTGTTACAAACTGAGAAGAGTATTTTCATACACCAAAAGAAGTATGCACAGAAGTTGATTGAGAGGTTTGGTTTAAAAGACTGCAAAGCAGTAGCTACTCCACTTGCAATGAATGAAAGATTGAGCAAGATTGATGGAAgtgaagctgcaaatgaaagaGAATATAGGCAGATTGTGGGAAGCTTGCTCTATTTGACTGCAACTAGACCTGATGTGATGTTTGCAGCAAGTCTATTGGCAAGATTCATGCATAATCCTACCAAGAAACACATGGGGACAAGAAAGAGGGTGTTGAGATACATTCAGGGAACAATTGACTttggaattgtttttgaaaagggGAAGACAACTACTCTAATTGGTTACTGTGATAGTGACTGGGCAGGAAGTGATGATGATATGAGGAGCACTTCAGGGTTTGCATTTACACTAAGATCCGGTGTATTCTCATGGGCATCGATCAAACAAAGCATAATGGCATTGTCCATAGCAGAAGCATAA
- the LOC139198010 gene encoding uncharacterized protein: protein MAGSSSAELRAPVFNGENYEFWRIRMSTILKSYGLWELVENRFEPPDPKIEKVVVNETKKKTPEVVSFSPVSDQIFPRIVNEETSKGAWDVLKGEFGGDKQVRNEKLQGLHRDFEYTRMKDSESLSIYLSRLFDIINQMKSYGEELSRERIMQKLLINLPKTYYAICFVIEHSRDLDTLEVQEVVAFLKGFKQRLDLYAESSTERAFASLNVATKSSRSGGFSGNQRSQENWKPRGRGWDHKPNFVHRQNNTQRNWDHKPNYAQRKNNAQRNWDHRPNYAQKQNNTHGDCKWCDRFHYGKCLYEGKPKCTGCGKPGHAVKDCNENNGVQKVNYARQMGETRSLFYVCNAMTDVKVNNSWYIDSGCSNHMTGDERLLVNIQRNLTSKVKMGAGEIVQVAGKGTLVIDTKLGRKHIQEVMFVPGLEENLLSVGQMMEHGYYVVFGGNVVNNFYGWSLDNLVVRVQMINNRSFPLTMMPATQFALRANVTHCSHIWHKRLGYLNERSLQLLEEQEMVHGLFHLEMSTSNCTTSNEVRFPAITEYQSVNEICEIGESSHSEQPVTSQSETKDESWRKAMEAKLEMIKKNNTWQLVERPFDKLVIGVKLDTVRTLITLDVEKKWNLYQLDVKFAFLNGVLKEEVYVEQPQGFVKENEETKVYRLHKALYRLKQAPRAWYDEIDAYFNSAGFKKSSSEATLYVKTREDSGIIIVSLYVDDIVYTGSSP, encoded by the exons ATGGCTGGATCAAGTAGTGCCGAGCTTAGAGCCCCAGTGTTCAATGGAGAGAACTATGAGTTTTGGAGGATTCGCATGTCAACCATACTGAAATCGTATGGTTTGTGGGAGTTGGTTGAAAATAGGTTTGAACCTCCAGATCCGAAGATTGAGAAAGTTGTGGTCAAcgagacgaagaagaagacgcCGGAGGTGGTGTCATTTA GCCCTGTCTCAGATCAGATCTTCCCTAGAATCGTGAATGAAGAGACATCCAAAGGAGCTTGGGATGTTCTTAAGGGTGAATTCGGAGGAGATAAACAAGTAAGAAATGAAAAATTGCAAGGGTTACATAGAGATTTTGAGTATACTCGTATGAAGGATAGTGAATCATTATCTATATATCTCTCTAGATTGTTTGAtattattaatcaaatgaaaagttaTGGAGAAGAACTATCTAGGGAGAGAATTATGCAGAAACTACTAATCAATCTTCCAAAAACATATTATGCAATTTGTTTTGTGATTGAGCATTCTAGAGATCTTGACACTCTTGAGGTCCAAGAAGTTGTTGCTTTTCTCAAGGGATTCAAGCAGAGGCTTGATTTATATGCTGAGTCTTCTACTGAGAGAGCATTTGCAAGTTTAAATGTTGCAACTAAGAGTTCCAGAAGTGGTGGATTCTCTGGGAATCAGAGATCTCAAGAGAACTGGAAACCAAGAGGGAGAGGTTGGGATCACAAGCCTAACTTTGTCCATAGGCAGAATAACACTCAGAGAAATTGGGATCACAAGCCTAATTATGCTCAGAGGAAAAATAATGCTCAGAGAAATTGGGATCATAGGCCTAATTATGCTCAGAAACAAAACAACACTCATGGAGATTGCAAATGGTGCGACAGGTTCCACTATGGGAAATGTTTGTATGAAGGAAAACCAAAGTGTACAGGGTGTGGGAAACCAGGTCATGCTGTGAAGGATTGTAATGAGAACAATGGAGTGCAGAAGGTTAATTATGCAAGGCAAATGGGAGAGACAAGATCACTGTTTTATGTTTGTAATGCAATGACAGATGTGAAGGTTAATAACTCTTGGTATATTGACAGTGGTTGCAGTAACCACATGACAGGTGATGAGAGGTTGTTAGTCAATATCCAGAGAAATTTGACTTCCAAAGTGAAGATGGGAGCTGGAGAAATTGTACAAGTAGCTGGAAAAGGAACGCTGGTGATAGATACCAAATTGGGAAGAAAACACATACAAGAAGTGATGTTTGTTCCTGGACTCGAGGAGAATCTTCTCAGTGTTGGACAGATGATGGAACATGGTTATTACGTGGTGTTTGGAGGAAATGTAGTGAATAATTTTTATGGCTGGTCACTTGACAATTTGGTAGTGAGAGTACAAATGATTAATAATAGATCTTTTCCTTTGACAATGATGCCTGCAACACAGTTTGCACTAAGAGCTAATGTCACCCATTGCTCTCATATATGGCATAAGAGATTGGGATATTTGAATGAGAGAAGTCTCCAGTTGCTTGAAGAACAGGAAATGGTGCATGGATTGTTTCACTTGGAAATGTCCACAAGT AATTGCACTACCAGCAATGAAGTGAGATTTCCAGCTATCACTGAGTATCAAAGTGTTAATGAGATCTGTGAAATTGGTGAAAGTTCTCATTCTGAGCAACCTGTTACTTCTCAAAGTGAAA CTAAAGATGAATCATGGAGGAAGGCAATGGAAGCTAAGTTGGAAATGataaaaaagaataatacaTGGCAGCTTGTTGAGAGACCATTTGACAAGCTTGTCATTGGTGTCAA GTTAGATACCGTTAGAACCTTGATTACCCTTGATGTAGAGAAGAAATGGAACTTGTATCAATTGGATGTTAAGTTTGCGTTTCTCAATGGAGTATTAAAAGAAGAAGTGTATGTTGAACAACCACAAGGTTTTGTGAAGGAGAATGAAGAAACTAAGGTGTACAGACTGCATAAGGCACTGTATAGATTGAAACAGGCACCAAGGGCCTGGTATGATGAAATTGATGCATATTTCAACAGTGCTGGTTTCAAGAAGAGTTCAAGTGAAGCAACCTTGTATGTTAAAACAAGGGAGGATTCAGGTATCATTATTGTCTccttatatgtagatgatattgtaTACACTGGTAGCAGTCCATAA